From the Trichocoleus sp. genome, one window contains:
- a CDS encoding DUF362 domain-containing protein, translated as MSAPDFNQSYSRRKVLQLAGLAAGSTAISVACNAAVTPPEQTSTVQSNSANPAIPALESTSPTPNQSNISRVVLVRSEDRVAGTRKAIDLLQPQGITGQTIFLKPNYNTADPAPASTDTTLLEALVQELQNAGAGQITIGDRSGMANTREAMQTKGVFQLADRYKLNAIVLDELSKEDWQYFPAEGTHWSKGFAFARPALDAGAVINTCCLKTHRFGGHFTLSLKNTVGLVAKYVPGDPYNYMSELHSSPHQRLMIAEANRAYSPALVLLDGVEAFVNGGPESGSVAKPGVILAGTDRVAVDVVAIGILRSLGTTSAVSQGSVWQLEQIQRAVELGLGAGSNEQIEIVTADRAGQAMADQIRKLITV; from the coding sequence ATGTCAGCTCCGGACTTTAATCAATCCTATAGCAGACGGAAAGTGTTGCAGCTTGCAGGACTGGCAGCAGGTAGCACTGCGATCTCCGTTGCCTGTAATGCAGCAGTGACCCCACCAGAGCAAACTTCTACTGTTCAATCTAATTCAGCTAACCCTGCCATCCCTGCTTTAGAAAGTACCTCCCCGACACCTAACCAATCCAATATCAGCCGAGTTGTTCTCGTTCGCAGCGAAGACCGGGTTGCAGGCACCCGCAAAGCAATAGATCTGCTTCAGCCCCAAGGCATTACTGGACAAACGATATTCCTTAAGCCCAACTACAATACGGCTGATCCTGCACCCGCTTCCACAGATACCACTCTACTAGAAGCTTTGGTACAAGAACTACAAAATGCAGGAGCCGGACAAATCACGATCGGTGATCGATCGGGCATGGCAAATACACGTGAGGCAATGCAGACTAAAGGCGTGTTTCAACTGGCAGATCGCTATAAATTGAATGCGATCGTGTTAGATGAACTAAGCAAAGAAGACTGGCAATATTTTCCAGCAGAAGGCACGCATTGGTCGAAAGGATTTGCCTTTGCTCGTCCTGCACTAGATGCCGGGGCTGTGATCAACACCTGCTGCCTCAAAACCCATCGCTTTGGCGGACATTTCACCCTCTCGTTGAAGAATACGGTTGGGTTAGTTGCCAAGTACGTTCCGGGCGATCCCTACAACTACATGAGCGAATTACATTCCTCTCCCCATCAACGTCTGATGATTGCCGAAGCAAACCGAGCATACAGCCCAGCACTGGTGTTACTAGATGGCGTGGAAGCCTTCGTCAATGGTGGACCTGAATCGGGGAGCGTGGCAAAACCTGGAGTCATTTTGGCAGGAACGGATCGAGTAGCAGTGGATGTTGTGGCGATCGGCATCCTGAGGTCGTTAGGGACAACTTCAGCCGTTTCTCAAGGAAGCGTGTGGCAGTTAGAGCAGATTCAACGGGCAGTTGAGTTAGGACTGGGAGCCGGGAGTAATGAGCAGATTGAGATTGTGACAGCCGATCGTGCAGGTCAAGCGATGGCAGACCAAATTCGCAAGTTAATCACCGTTTGA